From the genome of Triticum aestivum cultivar Chinese Spring chromosome 3B, IWGSC CS RefSeq v2.1, whole genome shotgun sequence, one region includes:
- the LOC123067533 gene encoding uncharacterized protein: MASKDHGGGAPRKDGSDDDCGCGSWTMALLLYTSFWLVMMYLPPMDSLPGIRELDGSPPCNDDKSTTCSVELAGARGLAPGATSPAFDLVVHVDNGHIYELCHGGGDVVVSYAGVPLARGRTPGFRLAAKSTGRWAVNVTGAGLGIPADLSRLVTAERRWGVAQLEIDMALAWQSFTCDVFVDRLPGASACRLV; this comes from the coding sequence ATGGCATCCAAGGACCATGGAGGCGGCGCTCCTCGGAAAGACGGATCTGACGACGACTGCGGCTGCGGGTCCTGGACGATGGCACTGCTCCTGTACACATCCTTCTGGCTGGTCATGATGTACCTGCCGCCGATGGATTCCTTGCCCGGGATTCGGGAGCTCGACGGCTCGCCGCCATGCAACGACGACAAGTCGACCACGTGCTCCGTGGAGCTAGCCGGCGCCAGGGGGCTGGCTCCGGGCGCGACCTCGCCGGCCTTCGACCTCGTCGTGCACGTGGACAACGGCCACATCTACGAGCTGTGCCATGGCGGCGGCGACGTCGTCGTGTCCTACGCGGGCGTGCCCCTCGCGCGCGGGCGCACGCCCGGCTTCCGGCTGGCGGCCAAGAGCACGGGGCGGTGGGCGGTGAACGTGACGGGCGCGGGGCTAGGGATCCCAGCGGATTTATCTCGTCTCGTGACGGCGGAACGGAGATGGGGGGTGGCCCAGCTGGAGATCGACATGGCCCTGGCCTGGCAGTCCTTCACGTGCGACGTTTTCGTCGACAGACTACCCGGCGCATCAGCGTGCAGGCTAGTTTAA